The Panicum virgatum strain AP13 chromosome 5K, P.virgatum_v5, whole genome shotgun sequence genome has a window encoding:
- the LOC120708266 gene encoding helicase-like transcription factor CHR28 isoform X2 → MAEEPAVCVDGFEAAGGAGAGGAEDNLSMTLGDFMAFLETDPGGEEDEEQQQQPGANQGCLEMPADTNGSDDLFQSQEEMLENVEFWSNYSQPNEGQQTNDHTGAASYGFSINGEEWKDLQNQSGSYNFVNQHFPRDASNNAIFEETSGPPYEDLSNGSYLGQQTMYSDQTELQVENNTEDMEKQMNTYFSGGISKQSALSEIQWESTDEMLGNTGLDGVHFTPRVMISLTHNTDIPDIPCTELNMGETTESFRNANSSCLTMQEEHLQGECGEYPHSDYISVDMVGERSVHDLPQDFSQNNEQYEMEQFPQDICESGSMQMGSPDQYCDDTSLSDIYMDVSSPESISCEQNQSEDVFFKSESSTDSSPVPSSRNSTTEDADKYLGHTSKQLLDSRFIHFNNQHPFKNAGYQKSPVLHKQYDYRRDNYSIQGNSSRGSFSKDGSGASDLCMIEGNRNLAPDHRLPIHGRFHHNIQQPMYGNPILPTFGGMRYKPHDERITLRLALQDISQPKSEANPPDGVLAVPLLRHQKIALSWMVQKETSSPHCSGGILADDQGLGKTVSAISLILTERPPVPQSSTIKKEPCEAVSLDDDDEDDCAEPHSKKRMQTCNPEVTSNTVKQDNPILAVKTRPAAGTLVVCPTSVLRQWAGELKNKVTSKANLSFLIYHGSNRTKDPEELTKYDVVLTTYSIVSMEVPKQSNPDSDDEEKGKPDRYGAPVSSSGSKKRKPSSKKTKNKSAAEISLPEKPLAKVAWFRVILDEAQSIKNYRTQVARACWGLRAKRRWCLSGTPIQNAVEDLYSYFRFLRYDPYAVYKQFCTMIKIPISRNPTNGYKKLQVVLKTVMLRRTKATMLDGKPIISLPPKTVSLKTVDFTTEERNFYNTLEVESREQFKEYAAAGTVRQNYVNILLMLLRLRQACDHPHLVRGHESTSNWMSSLEMAKKLPMERQQELLICLQSCSAICALCNDAPEDAVVTICGHVFCNQCILEQLTGDDSVCPVSNCRVRLNTTSLFSRGTLECSLSRLTCDFKSNNTCTEMIHAEKRPGIDSSYASSKVRAALDILLSLPKICPTQTIDSKNSIELASETSDGMGSSEQTDTKLTEKAIVFSQWTRMLDLLEVHLKASHVTYRRLDGTMSVAARDKAVKDFNTVPEVTVMIMSLKAASLGLNMVAACHVLMLDLWWNPTTEDQAVDRAHRIGQTRPVTVSRLTIKDTVEDRILALQEKKREMVASAFGEDKSGSRQTRLTVDDLNYLFMV, encoded by the exons ATGGCGGAGGAACCGGCGGTCTGTGTCGATGGCTtcgaggccgccggcggcgctggcgccggcggcgcggaggacaaCCTGTCCATGACCCTCGGCGACTTCATGGCCTTCCTCGAGACCGACCcgggcggggaggaggacgaggagcagcagcagcagcctggg GCCAATCAAGGTTGTTTGGAGATGCCTGCTGACACCAATGGTTCTGATGATTTATTCCAAAGCCAAGAAG AAATGCTTGAGAATGTAGAATTTTGGTCAAACTACTCGCAACCCAATGAAGGACAACAAACAAATGATCACACAGGGGCTGCCTCTTATGGATTCTCTATCAATGGTGAGGAATGGAAAG ATCTACAAAACCAATCAGGATCGTACAACTTTGTAAATCAACATTTTCCAAGGGATGCATCAAATAATGCTATTTTTGAAGAAACAAGTGGTCCTCCATATGAAGATCTCTCAAATGGTTCATACCTTGGACAGCAAACAATGTACTCTGACCAAACAGAACTCCAAGTAGAGAACAACACGGAAGACATGGAGAAGCAAATGAATACTT ATTTTTCAGGTGGTATATCCAAGCAGTCAGCTTTGAGTGAAATTCAATGGGAGAGTACAGATGAGATGCTTGGTAATACTGGTCTGGATGGTGTTCATTTCACTCCGAGGGTCATGATTTCTCTTACCCACAACACAGATATTCCTGATATTCCTTGCACTGAGTTGAACATGGGTGAGACAACTGAAAGCTTTCGCAATGCCAACAGCAGTTGCCTTACAATGCAGGAAGAACATCTGCAGGGGGAATGTGGAGAGTATCCTCATTCAGATTATATTTCTGTTGATATGGTTGGTGAAAGATCTGTGCATGATTTGCCacaggatttttcacaaaacAATGAGCAATATGAGATGGAGCAGTTCCCACAAGATATATGCGAAAGTGGTTCAATGCAGATGGGCTCTCCGGATCAATATTGTGATGATACATCTTTGTCAGATATTTACATGGATGTATCCTCGCCAGAGTCGATATCCTGTGAACAGAACCAGTCTGAAGATGTTTTTTTCAAGAGTGAATCTAGCACTGACTCTTCTCCAGTACCCTCTAGCAGAAACTCCACCACAGAGGATGCTGATAAATACTTAGGTCACACATCAAAACAGTTGCTGGACTCTAGGTTTATCCATTTCAACAACCAGCATCCGTTTAAGAATGCGGGATATCAAAAATCTCCTGTATTGCATAAACAATATGACTATAGAAGGGACAACTATTCTATTCAGGGCAATTCGTCAAGAGGTTCCTTCAGTAAAGATGGCAGTGGGGCTTCTGATTTGTGTATGATTGAGGGCAATAGGAATCTTGCTCCTGATCATCGATTGCCAATCCACGGGAGGTTCCATCATAATATTCAGCAACCTATGTATGGTAATCCCATTCTTCCTACATTTGGTGGGATGAGATACAAGCCACATGATGAAAGAATCACTTTGAGGCTTGCATTGCAG GATATTTCACAGCCAAAATCTGAGGCTAATCCACCTGATGGGGTTTTAGCAGTTCCTTTATTGAGGCATCAG AAAATTGCCTTGTCTTGGATGGTACAAAAGGAGACAAGTAGCCCTCATTGCTCTGGTGGAATTCTTGCAGATGATCAG GGTCTGGGTAAAACTGTATCAGCCATATCACTGATTCTAACAGAACGACCACCAGTGCCACAGTCATCTACTATTAAGAAAGAGCCATGCGAAGCTGTAAGTCTagacgatgatgatgaggatgattGTGCTGAACCTCATTCGAAAAAGCGGATGCAGACATGTAACCCTGAAGTGACAAGTAACACAGTGAAGCAAGACAATCCTATTTTAGCTGTTAAGACAAGGCCAGCTGCTGGTACTTTGGTTGTTTGCCCAACAAGTGTTCTGCGACAGTGGGCAGGAGAACTGAAGAACAAAGTTACAAGCAAAGCTAATCTGTCCTTTTTAATATACCATGGTAGCAACCGCACAAAGGATCCTGAAGAGCTCACCAAATATGATGTCGTACTAACTACGTATTCTATAGTGAGCATGGAAGTGCCGAAACAATCGAATCCtgacagtgatgatgaagaGAAGGGGAAACCTGACAGATATGGTGCTCCTGTGTCCTCTTCAGGCAGCAAAAAGAGGAAGCCTTCTTctaagaaaacaaaaaataaaagtgCTGCAGAGATCAGCTTGCCTGAAAAACCTCTTGCAAAAGTTGCTTGGTTTAGGGTtattcttgatgaagcacaaAGTATTAAAAATTACCGAACTCAGGTTGCCAGGGCTTGCTGGGGTTTGCGAGCCAAAAGAAGATGGTGTTTGTCTGGGACGCCTATACAGAATGCCGTGGAGGATCTCTATAGCTATTTTAGATTTCTGAGATACGACCCCTATGCTGTATACAAGCAATTTTGCACTATGATAAAGATTCCTATCAGTAGGAACCCAACTAACGGTTACAAGAAGCTTCAGGTTGTTTTGAAGACGGTAATGCTACGGCGGACTAAAG CAACCATGCTTGATGGGAAACCAATCATATCCTTACCGCCAAAGACTGTTTCCCTTAAGACAGTGGACTTCACTACCGAAGAGCGTAATTTTTATAACACTTTAGAAGTTGAATCACGAGAACAGTTCAAG GAATATGCAGCTGCCGGTACTGTAAGGCAGAATTACGTCAACATATTATTGATGCTTTTACGGCTCAGACAGGCATGCGATCATCCTCACCTAGTTAGAGGTCATGAGTCTACTTCTAACTGGATGTCTTCATTGGAGATGGCGAAGAAACTTCCCATGGAAAGGCAGCAAGAATTACTTATTTGCTTGCAATCATGTTCTGCAATATGTGCTCTCTGCAAT GATGCACCAGAAGATGCTGTTGTTACTATATGTGGTCATGTTTTTTGCAACCAGTGCATACTGGAGCAACTCACTGGTGATGACAGTGTATGCCCAGTGTCGAATTGCAGAGTCCGACTAAATACAACTTCACTGTTCTCCAGAGGCACCCTTGAATGCTCTCTGAGTAGATTAACCTGTGATTTCAAGTCTAACAATACCTGTACGGAAATGATACATGCTGAAAAGCGCCCTGGGATTGATTCATCCTATGCATCTTCAAAAGTGAGAGCTGCACTAGATATACTTCTTTCATTGCCCAAAATATGTCCCACCCAAACGATTGATAGCAAAAATTCGATTGAGCTAGCATCTGAAACGTCTGATGGAATGGGTTCTTCAGAACAAACTGACACCAAGTTGACGGAGAAGGCAATTGTTTTCTCTCAATGGACTAGAATGCTAGACTTGCTTGAAGTTCATTTGAAAGCTTCTCATGTCACGTATCGAAGACTTGATGGAACAATGTCTGTTGCTGCACGGGATAAAGCTGTGAAAGACTTCAATACAGTTCCAGAG GTCACTGTGATGATCATGTCACTCAAAGCTGCAAGTCTTGGTTTGAACATGGTTGCTGCCTGCCACGTGCTTATGCTAGATCTTTGGTGGAATCCAACCACAGAAGACCAAGCTGTGGATAGAGCGCACCGTATTGGCCAGACGCGGCCTGTCACAGTATCACGGTTAACTATAAAAGACACTGTTGAAGACCGTATTCTGGCTCTCCAG GAGAAAAAGCGGGAGATGGTTGCTTCTGCGTTTGGGGAAGACAAATCTGGTTCCCGCCAAACTCGGTTGACTGTGGATGACCTGAATTATCTGTTTATGGTTTAG
- the LOC120708266 gene encoding helicase-like transcription factor CHR28 isoform X3 gives MAEEPAVCVDGFEAAGGAGAGGAEDNLSMTLGDFMAFLETDPGGEEDEEQQQQPGANQGCLEMPADTNGSDDLFQSQEAEMLENVEFWSNYSQPNEGQQTNDHTGAASYGFSINDLQNQSGSYNFVNQHFPRDASNNAIFEETSGPPYEDLSNGSYLGQQTMYSDQTELQVENNTEDMEKQMNTYFSGGISKQSALSEIQWESTDEMLGNTGLDGVHFTPRVMISLTHNTDIPDIPCTELNMGETTESFRNANSSCLTMQEEHLQGECGEYPHSDYISVDMVGERSVHDLPQDFSQNNEQYEMEQFPQDICESGSMQMGSPDQYCDDTSLSDIYMDVSSPESISCEQNQSEDVFFKSESSTDSSPVPSSRNSTTEDADKYLGHTSKQLLDSRFIHFNNQHPFKNAGYQKSPVLHKQYDYRRDNYSIQGNSSRGSFSKDGSGASDLCMIEGNRNLAPDHRLPIHGRFHHNIQQPMYGNPILPTFGGMRYKPHDERITLRLALQDISQPKSEANPPDGVLAVPLLRHQKIALSWMVQKETSSPHCSGGILADDQGLGKTVSAISLILTERPPVPQSSTIKKEPCEAVSLDDDDEDDCAEPHSKKRMQTCNPEVTSNTVKQDNPILAVKTRPAAGTLVVCPTSVLRQWAGELKNKVTSKANLSFLIYHGSNRTKDPEELTKYDVVLTTYSIVSMEVPKQSNPDSDDEEKGKPDRYGAPVSSSGSKKRKPSSKKTKNKSAAEISLPEKPLAKVAWFRVILDEAQSIKNYRTQVARACWGLRAKRRWCLSGTPIQNAVEDLYSYFRFLRYDPYAVYKQFCTMIKIPISRNPTNGYKKLQVVLKTVMLRRTKATMLDGKPIISLPPKTVSLKTVDFTTEERNFYNTLEVESREQFKEYAAAGTVRQNYVNILLMLLRLRQACDHPHLVRGHESTSNWMSSLEMAKKLPMERQQELLICLQSCSAICALCNDAPEDAVVTICGHVFCNQCILEQLTGDDSVCPVSNCRVRLNTTSLFSRGTLECSLSRLTCDFKSNNTCTEMIHAEKRPGIDSSYASSKVRAALDILLSLPKICPTQTIDSKNSIELASETSDGMGSSEQTDTKLTEKAIVFSQWTRMLDLLEVHLKASHVTYRRLDGTMSVAARDKAVKDFNTVPEVTVMIMSLKAASLGLNMVAACHVLMLDLWWNPTTEDQAVDRAHRIGQTRPVTVSRLTIKDTVEDRILALQEKKREMVASAFGEDKSGSRQTRLTVDDLNYLFMV, from the exons ATGGCGGAGGAACCGGCGGTCTGTGTCGATGGCTtcgaggccgccggcggcgctggcgccggcggcgcggaggacaaCCTGTCCATGACCCTCGGCGACTTCATGGCCTTCCTCGAGACCGACCcgggcggggaggaggacgaggagcagcagcagcagcctggg GCCAATCAAGGTTGTTTGGAGATGCCTGCTGACACCAATGGTTCTGATGATTTATTCCAAAGCCAAGAAG CAGAAATGCTTGAGAATGTAGAATTTTGGTCAAACTACTCGCAACCCAATGAAGGACAACAAACAAATGATCACACAGGGGCTGCCTCTTATGGATTCTCTATCAATG ATCTACAAAACCAATCAGGATCGTACAACTTTGTAAATCAACATTTTCCAAGGGATGCATCAAATAATGCTATTTTTGAAGAAACAAGTGGTCCTCCATATGAAGATCTCTCAAATGGTTCATACCTTGGACAGCAAACAATGTACTCTGACCAAACAGAACTCCAAGTAGAGAACAACACGGAAGACATGGAGAAGCAAATGAATACTT ATTTTTCAGGTGGTATATCCAAGCAGTCAGCTTTGAGTGAAATTCAATGGGAGAGTACAGATGAGATGCTTGGTAATACTGGTCTGGATGGTGTTCATTTCACTCCGAGGGTCATGATTTCTCTTACCCACAACACAGATATTCCTGATATTCCTTGCACTGAGTTGAACATGGGTGAGACAACTGAAAGCTTTCGCAATGCCAACAGCAGTTGCCTTACAATGCAGGAAGAACATCTGCAGGGGGAATGTGGAGAGTATCCTCATTCAGATTATATTTCTGTTGATATGGTTGGTGAAAGATCTGTGCATGATTTGCCacaggatttttcacaaaacAATGAGCAATATGAGATGGAGCAGTTCCCACAAGATATATGCGAAAGTGGTTCAATGCAGATGGGCTCTCCGGATCAATATTGTGATGATACATCTTTGTCAGATATTTACATGGATGTATCCTCGCCAGAGTCGATATCCTGTGAACAGAACCAGTCTGAAGATGTTTTTTTCAAGAGTGAATCTAGCACTGACTCTTCTCCAGTACCCTCTAGCAGAAACTCCACCACAGAGGATGCTGATAAATACTTAGGTCACACATCAAAACAGTTGCTGGACTCTAGGTTTATCCATTTCAACAACCAGCATCCGTTTAAGAATGCGGGATATCAAAAATCTCCTGTATTGCATAAACAATATGACTATAGAAGGGACAACTATTCTATTCAGGGCAATTCGTCAAGAGGTTCCTTCAGTAAAGATGGCAGTGGGGCTTCTGATTTGTGTATGATTGAGGGCAATAGGAATCTTGCTCCTGATCATCGATTGCCAATCCACGGGAGGTTCCATCATAATATTCAGCAACCTATGTATGGTAATCCCATTCTTCCTACATTTGGTGGGATGAGATACAAGCCACATGATGAAAGAATCACTTTGAGGCTTGCATTGCAG GATATTTCACAGCCAAAATCTGAGGCTAATCCACCTGATGGGGTTTTAGCAGTTCCTTTATTGAGGCATCAG AAAATTGCCTTGTCTTGGATGGTACAAAAGGAGACAAGTAGCCCTCATTGCTCTGGTGGAATTCTTGCAGATGATCAG GGTCTGGGTAAAACTGTATCAGCCATATCACTGATTCTAACAGAACGACCACCAGTGCCACAGTCATCTACTATTAAGAAAGAGCCATGCGAAGCTGTAAGTCTagacgatgatgatgaggatgattGTGCTGAACCTCATTCGAAAAAGCGGATGCAGACATGTAACCCTGAAGTGACAAGTAACACAGTGAAGCAAGACAATCCTATTTTAGCTGTTAAGACAAGGCCAGCTGCTGGTACTTTGGTTGTTTGCCCAACAAGTGTTCTGCGACAGTGGGCAGGAGAACTGAAGAACAAAGTTACAAGCAAAGCTAATCTGTCCTTTTTAATATACCATGGTAGCAACCGCACAAAGGATCCTGAAGAGCTCACCAAATATGATGTCGTACTAACTACGTATTCTATAGTGAGCATGGAAGTGCCGAAACAATCGAATCCtgacagtgatgatgaagaGAAGGGGAAACCTGACAGATATGGTGCTCCTGTGTCCTCTTCAGGCAGCAAAAAGAGGAAGCCTTCTTctaagaaaacaaaaaataaaagtgCTGCAGAGATCAGCTTGCCTGAAAAACCTCTTGCAAAAGTTGCTTGGTTTAGGGTtattcttgatgaagcacaaAGTATTAAAAATTACCGAACTCAGGTTGCCAGGGCTTGCTGGGGTTTGCGAGCCAAAAGAAGATGGTGTTTGTCTGGGACGCCTATACAGAATGCCGTGGAGGATCTCTATAGCTATTTTAGATTTCTGAGATACGACCCCTATGCTGTATACAAGCAATTTTGCACTATGATAAAGATTCCTATCAGTAGGAACCCAACTAACGGTTACAAGAAGCTTCAGGTTGTTTTGAAGACGGTAATGCTACGGCGGACTAAAG CAACCATGCTTGATGGGAAACCAATCATATCCTTACCGCCAAAGACTGTTTCCCTTAAGACAGTGGACTTCACTACCGAAGAGCGTAATTTTTATAACACTTTAGAAGTTGAATCACGAGAACAGTTCAAG GAATATGCAGCTGCCGGTACTGTAAGGCAGAATTACGTCAACATATTATTGATGCTTTTACGGCTCAGACAGGCATGCGATCATCCTCACCTAGTTAGAGGTCATGAGTCTACTTCTAACTGGATGTCTTCATTGGAGATGGCGAAGAAACTTCCCATGGAAAGGCAGCAAGAATTACTTATTTGCTTGCAATCATGTTCTGCAATATGTGCTCTCTGCAAT GATGCACCAGAAGATGCTGTTGTTACTATATGTGGTCATGTTTTTTGCAACCAGTGCATACTGGAGCAACTCACTGGTGATGACAGTGTATGCCCAGTGTCGAATTGCAGAGTCCGACTAAATACAACTTCACTGTTCTCCAGAGGCACCCTTGAATGCTCTCTGAGTAGATTAACCTGTGATTTCAAGTCTAACAATACCTGTACGGAAATGATACATGCTGAAAAGCGCCCTGGGATTGATTCATCCTATGCATCTTCAAAAGTGAGAGCTGCACTAGATATACTTCTTTCATTGCCCAAAATATGTCCCACCCAAACGATTGATAGCAAAAATTCGATTGAGCTAGCATCTGAAACGTCTGATGGAATGGGTTCTTCAGAACAAACTGACACCAAGTTGACGGAGAAGGCAATTGTTTTCTCTCAATGGACTAGAATGCTAGACTTGCTTGAAGTTCATTTGAAAGCTTCTCATGTCACGTATCGAAGACTTGATGGAACAATGTCTGTTGCTGCACGGGATAAAGCTGTGAAAGACTTCAATACAGTTCCAGAG GTCACTGTGATGATCATGTCACTCAAAGCTGCAAGTCTTGGTTTGAACATGGTTGCTGCCTGCCACGTGCTTATGCTAGATCTTTGGTGGAATCCAACCACAGAAGACCAAGCTGTGGATAGAGCGCACCGTATTGGCCAGACGCGGCCTGTCACAGTATCACGGTTAACTATAAAAGACACTGTTGAAGACCGTATTCTGGCTCTCCAG GAGAAAAAGCGGGAGATGGTTGCTTCTGCGTTTGGGGAAGACAAATCTGGTTCCCGCCAAACTCGGTTGACTGTGGATGACCTGAATTATCTGTTTATGGTTTAG